CTCTGCAGCCCGGCGCCGGCGTGGGCGGTCGAGCGCGAGTCGAGGATGATGCTGGCGCTGGGGTCCCAGGCCTGCTCCTCGCGGCGCACCATCAGCTGCCCGCGGTGGGCGGTGGAGCGCCAGTGGATGCGGCGGACCTCGTCGCCCTGGCGGTACTCGCGCACCAGCGCGTCGTCCTGGCCCACCACCCCGATCCGGTGCGGCCGGGCCTCACCGGTGCTGCCCCCGCCGCCCGTCGAGCGGATCGGCGAGAGCGGCACGACCTGCGGCGTGACCATCACCTCGCTGGTGGCCACGAACTGTCGGTCGAGCTGGACCAGCCCGAACGGGTCGGTCGTGCGGACCAGCAGGGGGCCGGTGTGGAACCGGCCGCGCACCCGGCCGAGCAGCGGGTACTCGACCTCGCGCCGCCAGCTGAGCCCGGCCTTGTCGACGAGGAAGCGGGGCCGCGGGCCCAGCTCGCGCGGGACGTCGTCCTCGAGCATGAGGATGCCGGCGGGCAGCCGGCCGTCCTGGCCCAGCGTGATCCGGCCGCGCATCGGCGAGCCGAGCGGGACCTGGGACGGTTCGACGGAGCGCTCGCAGGAGAGCCGGAGCCGCGCGCGGGAGACCAGCAGGGCGGCGACGAGCGGCAGCGCCAGCACCAGCAGCGCCAGCCGCATCACGTCGCGCTGCCCGGCGACCATCGCGGTGAGCAGGGCGAGCACGCCCACGACGACGAACAGCCGGCCGCGGGCGGTGAGGAGGCGCCAGGGGCGGCCCACGGTCAGCGCCGGTCCGGCAGGTGCACCGAGGAGATGGCCTGGGCGATGATGTCGGTCACCGTGCGCCGGGCCAGCTGGGCATCGGTGGAGGGCAGCACCCGGTGGGCCAGCACGGCGACCCCGAGGGCGGCCACGTCGTCGGGGGTGACGTAGTCCCGGCCGGCCAGCGCGGCGTAGGCGCGGGTGGCCCGGAGCAGCTGCAGGGTGGCGCGCGGCGAGGCGCCCAACCGGAGCTCGCGCGAGCTGCGGGTCGCGTTCACCACCTGCACGAGGTACTGCTTGACCGCCGGGCTGACGTAGACCGTCTTGACGGCGTCGATCAGGCCCCGCAGCGTCTCGGCGTCGGTGACGGGGGTGAGCGCGGCGAGCGGGTCGGTGGTGCCGTGCGAGTCGAGCATGTCGAGCTCGGCCGTCGGGGTGGGGTAGCCCATCTGGATGCGGGCCATGAAGCGGTCGCGCTGCGCCTCGGGGAGGGGGTAGGTGCCCTCCATCTCGATGGGGTTCTGGGTGGCCACCACCATGAACGGCGCCTCGAGCAGGTAGGTCGTCCCGTCGACGCTGACCTGCCGCTCCTCCATCGACTCCAGCAGCGCGGACTGCGTCTTCGGCGAGGCGCGGTTGATCTCGTCGCCCACCACGATGTTGGCGAAGATGCCGCCGGGCTTGAACTCGAAGTCGCGCGTCTCCTGGTTGAAGATCGAGACGCCGGTGATGTCGGAGGGGAGCAGGTCCGGGGTGAACTGCACCCGGCGGACCGAGCAGGCGATCGAACGTCCGAGGGCCTTGGCCAGCATCGTCTTGCCGACCCCGGGGACGTCCTCCACGAGGAGGTGGCCCTCGGCCAGCAGGACCACCAGGGCGAGGTCGACCGAGGCCCGCTTGCCCTCGATGACGCTCTCGATGGCCGACCGGACCTCGCCCATGACGCTGACGACGTCTCCCAGGGAGTACGTCGTCGTCACGTCGTCGAGGTCGGTGTTCTCGTAGCTCAGACTCACTCTGCCTCCGTCCGGACCGGGACGTGGCCGGGGTGGGTCCCCCGGTCGTCGCTGTCCCCGCGCCCGCGCGCAGCCCGGTGGCCGTGTCGCGGTCGTCGTCATCGTATGCGCCGACGGGAAGGAGTGGCGCCCGTTCCTCCGGCCCCCGCGTGCTACCCGCTCGGGGGGTGCGGACACGCTCCGGGGTTGCCAGGGGAGCGCCTGGAGGTCAAAGTGGAGCGAAGTGGAGTAGAGTGGCGGAAAGTGGAGCGAAGGGTGGGTGAGTGGCGGTGTTCCTCGGCACGCACACCCCGAAGCTCGACGAGAAAGGACGACTGATCCTTCCGGCGAAGTTCCGAGACGAGCTGGCGGACGGCCTGGTGATCACGCGGTTCCAGGAGCGCTGCCTGGCGATCTGGCCGATCGCGACGTTCGTCGAGGTGGCCCAGTCGGTGCGGGGGACGTCGTCCAGCCAGCAGGTCCGGGACTACCAGCGCATGCTCGCGTCGGGAGCCTCGGACGAGACGCCGGACAAGCAGGGGCGGATCACCATCCCGCCGCACCTGCGGGCCTACGCGTCGCTGGAGAAGGACTGCGTGGTGGTGGGGGCCATCAACCGGGTGGAGGTGTGGGACGCCGCCGCCTGGGAGCAGTACGCGAACGCCAAGGAGTCGGCGTTCGCCGACCTGGACGAGGGCGTCTTCCCCGGCGCCTGAGCCCCGCTCCCAGCAGGACAGCACGACCCGGCAGCACAGCACCACCAGCAGGACGGCACGACGAGCACGGCAGCACCGAGCACGCGACGCGTGCGCAGAGGCTTCAACCCGAGCGTCCGACTCCCTGGCGCACCTTCCCCGGTGCCAGGTAGTGACGCTCGGACCTCGGGTTGAAACCCCTGCGCACGGATCGCGCGAACTGAAGGGTCGAGATGGCGCAGTCCGAGATCGAGGACGTCCCGAGCACGGACCGGCGCGTCCGGCACGCGGCCCGCGACGGCCTGTCGGCGGCCGCGGTGTCCCTCGCCGGCTCGGTGGCCCTGACCCTCGCCCTGGCGCTGGTCCTCCGGTGGGTCGGATGAGCCGGGGTCGCCGGTGAGCGCGGCCGGCCCCGTCCACGTCCCCGTGATGCTGGAGGAGATCCTCGCGCTGCTGACGCCGGCCCTCGAGCCCACCCCGGAGCACCCGCACCCCGTCCTGGTCGACGGCACCCTCGGCCTGGCCGGGCACGCGTCCGCCCTCCTCGAGGCGTGCCCGCAGGCCCACCTGGTCGGGCTGGACCGTGATCCCGAGGCGCTGGCCCGGGCGCGGGAGCGGCTGGCCCCGTTCGCCGACCGCGTCACCCTCGTCGAGGCGGTCTACGACGAGCTGCCGGCGGTGCTGGCCGGGCTCGGCCGGCCGCGGGTGCAGGCGGTGCTGCTGGACCTGGGGCTGTCCTCCCTGCAGATCGACGACCCCGCCCGCGGCTTCGCCTACGCCCAGGACGCGCCGCTGGACATGCGGATGGGCCGCCAGGAGCTCACCGCGGCCGAGGTGCTCAACACCTACAGCGCGCCCGCGCTGGCCACCGTGCTGCGCCGCTACGGCGAGGAGCGCTTCGCCGACCGGATCGCCCGCCGGGTGGTCAGCGAGCGCGAGCGCGAGCCGTTCACCACCTCGGCGCGGCTGGTCGAGCTGCTCTACGCGGCCATCCCGGCCGCGACCCGCAAGACGGGCGGGCACCCCGCCAAGCGCACCTTCCAGGCGCTGCGGATCGAGGTCAACGGCGAGCTCGCCGCCCTGGAGTCCGTGCTGCCCAGCGCC
The window above is part of the Friedmanniella luteola genome. Proteins encoded here:
- a CDS encoding DUF58 domain-containing protein, which produces MGRPWRLLTARGRLFVVVGVLALLTAMVAGQRDVMRLALLVLALPLVAALLVSRARLRLSCERSVEPSQVPLGSPMRGRITLGQDGRLPAGILMLEDDVPRELGPRPRFLVDKAGLSWRREVEYPLLGRVRGRFHTGPLLVRTTDPFGLVQLDRQFVATSEVMVTPQVVPLSPIRSTGGGGSTGEARPHRIGVVGQDDALVREYRQGDEVRRIHWRSTAHRGQLMVRREEQAWDPSASIILDSRSTAHAGAGLQSSLEWAVSAAASVALHFLDEGYTVEVFEADGPLHVSSVLGQHSAASAEAVISRLTDLTPKITSSLHYAIESAAADRPGQLVVAVLGRLDAEDANGLLRLQRNRAQGLALLLDVDTFADTPASPRRREEQELAARILRENQWRVVQVPRGMGVADAWAALENTPVGV
- a CDS encoding AAA family ATPase, which codes for MGEVRSAIESVIEGKRASVDLALVVLLAEGHLLVEDVPGVGKTMLAKALGRSIACSVRRVQFTPDLLPSDITGVSIFNQETRDFEFKPGGIFANIVVGDEINRASPKTQSALLESMEERQVSVDGTTYLLEAPFMVVATQNPIEMEGTYPLPEAQRDRFMARIQMGYPTPTAELDMLDSHGTTDPLAALTPVTDAETLRGLIDAVKTVYVSPAVKQYLVQVVNATRSSRELRLGASPRATLQLLRATRAYAALAGRDYVTPDDVAALGVAVLAHRVLPSTDAQLARRTVTDIIAQAISSVHLPDRR
- the mraZ gene encoding division/cell wall cluster transcriptional repressor MraZ, with translation MFLGTHTPKLDEKGRLILPAKFRDELADGLVITRFQERCLAIWPIATFVEVAQSVRGTSSSQQVRDYQRMLASGASDETPDKQGRITIPPHLRAYASLEKDCVVVGAINRVEVWDAAAWEQYANAKESAFADLDEGVFPGA
- the rsmH gene encoding 16S rRNA (cytosine(1402)-N(4))-methyltransferase RsmH, whose protein sequence is MSAAGPVHVPVMLEEILALLTPALEPTPEHPHPVLVDGTLGLAGHASALLEACPQAHLVGLDRDPEALARARERLAPFADRVTLVEAVYDELPAVLAGLGRPRVQAVLLDLGLSSLQIDDPARGFAYAQDAPLDMRMGRQELTAAEVLNTYSAPALATVLRRYGEERFADRIARRVVSEREREPFTTSARLVELLYAAIPAATRKTGGHPAKRTFQALRIEVNGELAALESVLPSAVAALAVGGRIAVLAYHSLEDRPVKQVLAAAASDRAPRDLPVVPAGLGPELRLLTRGAVRPGEAESATNPRAASARLRAAVRIDEPGGLRRARQEVGA